ACAACCGCTTCCAGGCTGTTACACATCCCATCAAGACGGCCCAGGCCACCACCCGTAAGCGGGGCATCTTTCTCTCCCTGGCCATCTGGGTGGCCACTGTGACTGCTGCATCCTATTTCCTTGTCCTGGACGAGACCAACTCAGTACCCAATAACAATGGCACGGGCAACATCACCCGCTGCTTTGAGCATTACGAACAGGGCAGCGTGTCTGTTCTTGTCATCCACATCTTCATCGTGTTGGGCTTCTTCCTCGTCTTCCTCATCATACTGTCCTGCAACCTGGTCATCATCCGGACGCTGCTCATGCAGCCGGTGCAGCAGCAACGCAACGCCGAAGTGAGGCGCCGGGCACTGTGGATGGTGTGCACCGTCCTGGGGGTCTTCGTCATTTGCTTTGTGCCTCACCATGTGGTGCAGTTGCCCTGGACCTTGGCCGAGCTGGGCTACCACACCAACTTCCACCAGGCCATCAACGATGCCCATCAGGTCACTCTCTGCCTCCTTAGCACCAACTGTGTTCTAGACCCCATTATCTATTGCTTCCTCACCAAGAAATTCCGCAAGCACCTCAGCGAGAAGCTGTTCTCCATGCGTGGCAGCCGCAAATGCTCCCGGGCCACTACAGACACAGGCACCGAGGTGGTGGTGCCACTAAACCAGATCCCGGTTGCTTCCCTTAAAAATTAGCCAGGCCAAGTCTTCTCTTCCAGGGACCCCACTCACTGAGCTGAGGGAAGAGGTTGTGGGCCGTGTTCACCTCTTTCTGGTCACTGATGCCCCATTACAGATGGAGGTGACCTCTCTCTTGAGCAGGGCTCAGGGCTGCACTGGACTGCTGGGAAATCCAGAAACTGAATGTCCCCTTCATCTGCTTTGGGTACACATAGCTAACCTTGACTGATGGTCTTGCCCGGAGCCCCTGAGGCTAGGAGGACCATCGAGGCCAGGTGCAAACCTTGGGAATGGACACTGAGCCACCCAGTTCACCCCATGGACAGCAGCTTGGGACAGTGAATCTCAAGTGCtatggtgggggaggggctctCCCTGGCTGTGTGGAAGGACTTTTAGACGGAAGTTTGGTGTAGCCATCCTCTGTCCCCCACAGGCATAAGGTCCTTATGACATTTGGCAGTGATGGAATATTCTGGCTCACCCAGCAACCTTTTCCAAATGAGATGAGGACAAAGATACTGACCGAAGCCGGGGTATGGGTGGGAGCTTCTCTGCTGTCTCTGCTCGGGCTTCTCCTCGGTCCGGATCAGCTCtgagggagcaggagggagattTGTCCCTTGCCCAGCCTTTGGGCTCAATAGCAGACCCCACTTCAGAACCACTATGGGGGAGCAAAGGCCACTCAAAGCAAAAGTTGtgtttgtccaggctggggaACGTGGCTCTCCAGAGGTTTCTGTTGTAACAGGCGCTGGCCTCTTTCGGAGGCCCCTCAGCCAGCTTCCAGGAAGTGGGAGGGACAGCTGCTGTCCCAACAGCTGGCAGGTGTCAGCTTCTCCTGAGGATCTTGGCAGGATGTGATGTTTTCTCGTCTTGgtggtcctgggtttgaactcagaggcttccacttgctaggcaggccacttgagccacatttctagccctttctgctttagttatttttcaggtagagtcttacACTttcttgcccaggccagcttcagGCTACAGTTCTCCTATCTATACCTACTGGGAATGCAGTCAAGtttcaccatacccagcttgtttgttgagatggagtctcactcacttttttgcctggaattGTGACCTTCCTGATTTTTGCCtgagagtagctgggattacaggtatgtaccatcataCCTGGTCCTACCTTCTTGTGACTTTTGGCCAGTAAATTCAAATGGGATGCCTCTCTTGCCCTGAGACTGAGGCCTTGGCATCCTCGTACTTAGGGGACTTGGAGGAGCCTTCTTAGGTTTCCGGAGCACTGTGTTCCCTCTGAGAAATCTTCCTTCCAGCCAGTGTCTCCATGAAGTTGGGACATGTGTTTCCTGTCTCACAGGCAAGCACTAGATTGTCGATTTGATAAATGTCTCCTGATGGGCCAATAATTTGCTTGGGTCTATGATGATAGCTGATGGTGAGCAGGTGGCATACTTGAACTTTGGTGTCACATCCAGGTTCAAGTCCTTGTCACATCCTGCCAAGGGCCTGGGCATTCAGTTCTCTGCCTCTTAGTGTTGTCACCTGTGAAGTAGAACCTACCTTCTAGGGCTGTGTGAGAGCAAACACCAAGGCAGTTGCCTTGTGGTTGGGTGACTGCTCACCTCAGGTCCTCTTCTTTTCTGAGAATTTGACCCCTCAATCATCTCATAAGAGTTGAAAGGACATtggcatagtggctcaaatggtagagcacctgcctagcaagtgtgacgacGTGAGTTCAAGTCACAGTGCTgtccaaaaaaaaagagctgaaaggACAAGAGGTGGCCCTGTAGAGTCAGGGATGCCATTTTGGGGTCTGCAGGCCACTGACCTGCATACCTACAAACTGTAGAGATGTGACCATTTACCTGTGcgtttgtgtgtgtataaagggggtggggaggccaCCTGCATGAGTGTAGTGGAGAAAATGGCCCTGCTGGAGGATGTGCAGAGCCAAGGAGAAGCCTGGTTCCAGGAGCCTGGAGGGAAGAGGGGACAAGGCTTTCAGGGTGAGCCGGCTGTCCTGCACTCCTTCTTTTGGGTCCTGTAGGCTTCCGGACTTCTCTTGCTTAAGTTGATTTGAACAGGCGTCTATTACAACCCAAAAAGCTCTAAATGTTGCTATGCTAATGCAGTCTTTGGTGAATTTCAGTCATTTGCATGCACTTTGCAAGTTTTGCAGTCTCCATGTATCGCCTGTATATGTATCTAATAAAATTTGTTCTTTAAGttgaatcaatttttaaaacttatatttaacaaaaaggaaaacttgtAAATGAAAGCTAATGCCATCTGCCCCAAGCAGGAGGTAAACATAAACACGAAACCCTACTTATTAAAAATGGTTCTCACAGGGTgaggtgactcacacttgtaatcccatgTATGCAGAGGGAGGACAGTGGCTCGAAGTCAGGCCAGGTAAAAAGTCAGGTCCCATCTCAACCAttagctgtgcatggtggtgcacacctgtcatcccagctacatagaaagcataaataggaggatggcagtccagggcAGACCCAGGGCAAAAACCTAccccaaaaataagtaaaggaaaaagagctgttgaagtgactcaagtggtagggtgtctgcctagcaagcaagaggccctgagttcaaatcccagtaacgcCTCTCAGAAAGATCTCTGTGTTCTATGTGAAGTCCCTCATTTGCTGACGTCCATGGCACACCTCAGGAAGGCCTGTTGTCACATGCACGAAGTGCCCAGCGTCTGCATTCATTAAGCGCTCAATAAAGAATAACTGACACTTCCAGGATGGTGACTCATGATTACCCCTGCTTCTCCTAGGATGTCAGCCCAGCCCTTACTCCCACTCAGGTTCGTGTGTGTGGGTCTGAGTTGCTGCAGAGGCTTCCCTGCGTGGAGCAGAAGCAGCTGCAGGCCTGGCCGTTCCCTGCATCTCTGTTCTTGCAGCAGAGATGGGAGAGCTGAGCTGCCATTCTTCTCATGAAAT
The sequence above is a segment of the Castor canadensis chromosome 7, mCasCan1.hap1v2, whole genome shotgun sequence genome. Coding sequences within it:
- the Ptafr gene encoding platelet-activating factor receptor gives rise to the protein MSSIPPQPSAMEQNESLRVDSEFRYTLFPIVYSIIFVLGVVSNGYVLWVFAHLYPAKKLNEIKIFMVNLTVADLLFLITLPLWITYYYHQGNWILPKFLCNVAGCFFFINTYCSVAFLGVITYNRFQAVTHPIKTAQATTRKRGIFLSLAIWVATVTAASYFLVLDETNSVPNNNGTGNITRCFEHYEQGSVSVLVIHIFIVLGFFLVFLIILSCNLVIIRTLLMQPVQQQRNAEVRRRALWMVCTVLGVFVICFVPHHVVQLPWTLAELGYHTNFHQAINDAHQVTLCLLSTNCVLDPIIYCFLTKKFRKHLSEKLFSMRGSRKCSRATTDTGTEVVVPLNQIPVASLKN